From Methanococcus maripaludis, the proteins below share one genomic window:
- a CDS encoding Sjogren's syndrome/scleroderma autoantigen 1 family protein: MDEISMASKELAKGAKMLGKHCSSCGFPMFEKDGLEYCPNCSTSEIELKGDSKESEKQLKKINENNISKNDDKLRTINRKIEYLFSKLDSEEEIGRIHEITSSIKTLIKIKKYL, from the coding sequence GTGGATGAAATCAGTATGGCTTCAAAAGAGCTTGCCAAGGGGGCAAAAATGCTTGGAAAACACTGCAGTTCTTGCGGGTTTCCAATGTTCGAAAAAGACGGTTTGGAATACTGCCCAAACTGCAGTACTTCTGAAATTGAATTAAAAGGCGATTCAAAAGAATCAGAAAAACAATTAAAAAAAATAAATGAAAACAATATCTCAAAAAATGATGATAAATTAAGGACAATAAATAGAAAAATCGAATATTTATTTTCTAAATTGGATTCTGAAGAAGAAATTGGCAGAATTCACGAAATAACTTCATCAATTAAAACACTTATAAAAATAAAAAAATATCTGTAA
- the guaB gene encoding IMP dehydrogenase codes for MVVILFLDKIVSAQRAYTFDDVLLVPNKSFVDPKTTDVSVDIAGLKLNIPIISAAMDTVSEKDLAIALARRGGIAVIHRNMTVEEQLKHVKAVKMAENLVIRDVVTVEPSSSVLDAERIMYEYNVSGLPVVSENKTLVGILTTRDLKFVPDKNVAVETVMTKEVLHVHEDTPYEEILNRLYENKIERLPILDKNTKELLGMVTLRDILKRKKYPDAARDSDGKLVVAAACGPSDFERAEALVLAGVDAVAIDCAHAHNMQVVENVKKLKEILKGTKTKLFVGNIATGEAAEDLIKAGADALKVGIGPGSICTTRVVAGVGVPQLTAVAEVAEVAKKYGVPVIADGGIKYSGDIAKAIAAGANAVMVGSLLAGTEEAPGSLMTINGRKYKQYRGMGSLGAMCGSSGNVADRYFQSGHMKHSKLVPEGIEGAVPYKGPTSDIVYQLIGGLRSSMGYCGAQNLSEMHEKARFVIITQSGQKESHPHDVLITNEAPNYPINAER; via the coding sequence ATGGTGGTTATTTTGTTTTTAGATAAAATAGTTAGTGCTCAAAGAGCCTACACTTTTGACGATGTATTATTAGTTCCAAACAAATCCTTTGTTGATCCAAAAACTACGGATGTTTCGGTCGATATTGCAGGTTTAAAGCTTAATATCCCGATTATATCTGCGGCAATGGACACAGTTTCTGAAAAAGATTTAGCAATTGCTCTTGCAAGAAGAGGGGGAATTGCAGTAATCCACAGAAACATGACTGTTGAAGAACAGTTGAAACACGTTAAGGCTGTTAAAATGGCAGAAAATCTAGTAATTAGAGATGTCGTAACAGTTGAACCTTCCAGCAGTGTTTTAGATGCTGAAAGGATAATGTACGAATACAACGTGAGCGGTCTTCCAGTAGTTTCTGAAAACAAGACTCTTGTCGGGATTCTCACCACAAGAGACTTAAAATTCGTTCCAGATAAAAACGTGGCTGTAGAAACAGTTATGACCAAAGAAGTACTTCACGTACATGAAGATACACCATATGAAGAAATTTTAAACAGACTTTACGAAAACAAAATCGAAAGACTTCCTATTTTGGATAAAAACACGAAAGAACTTCTCGGAATGGTTACATTAAGAGATATCTTAAAAAGAAAAAAATACCCTGACGCAGCAAGAGATAGTGATGGAAAACTCGTTGTTGCAGCAGCTTGCGGTCCAAGCGACTTTGAAAGAGCTGAAGCATTAGTTTTAGCGGGTGTTGATGCAGTTGCAATTGATTGTGCACACGCGCACAACATGCAGGTTGTAGAAAACGTCAAAAAATTAAAAGAAATATTAAAAGGAACCAAAACAAAATTATTCGTTGGAAACATTGCAACAGGCGAAGCTGCAGAAGATTTAATTAAAGCGGGTGCAGATGCACTTAAAGTTGGAATTGGACCTGGTTCCATATGTACAACAAGAGTTGTTGCAGGAGTTGGAGTTCCCCAGTTAACTGCAGTTGCTGAAGTTGCTGAAGTTGCTAAAAAGTACGGTGTTCCAGTAATCGCAGACGGCGGTATAAAATACAGCGGTGACATTGCAAAAGCAATTGCAGCTGGTGCAAATGCTGTAATGGTTGGAAGTCTTTTAGCAGGTACAGAAGAAGCTCCAGGATCATTAATGACCATTAACGGAAGAAAATACAAACAATATAGAGGAATGGGTTCCCTTGGTGCAATGTGTGGAAGTTCCGGAAACGTTGCAGACAGATACTTCCAGAGTGGACACATGAAACACTCAAAACTCGTTCCTGAAGGAATCGAAGGTGCTGTTCCATATAAGGGGCCTACAAGCGATATTGTATACCAGTTAATTGGTGGTTTAAGATCATCCATGGGATACTGTGGTGCACAGAACCTTTCTGAAATGCATGAAAAGGCAAGATTTGTAATTATTACCCAAAGTGGACAGAAAGAAAGCCACCCTCACGATGTTTTAATCACGAACGAAGCTCCAAACTACCCAATAAACGCTGAAAGATAA
- the ilvE gene encoding branched-chain-amino-acid transaminase, translated as MKIYLDGNFVEKENAKVSVYDHGLLYGDGVFEGIRAYDGVVFKLEEHIERLYDSADSIAMKIPASKVEMEEIVIETLKSNNLKDAYIRLVVTRGVGDLGLDPRKCPKATIFCIAENMKPLLGEDGIKVITSSIRRLPVDVLNPAVKSLNYLNSILAKIQANYAGVDEAFLLDSEGYVAEGTGDNVFVIKNGKIKTPPLSSSVLKGITRDTVVDLAKEAGYTIIEEKMTLHDLFVADEIFITGTAAELIHVVEIDGRIINNGKLGPVTKELSDRFKEIRSKTGKKYIE; from the coding sequence ATGAAAATTTATCTCGATGGAAATTTCGTAGAAAAAGAAAATGCGAAAGTATCCGTATATGACCACGGTTTGCTTTATGGTGACGGGGTTTTTGAAGGAATTAGGGCATATGATGGAGTAGTATTTAAATTAGAAGAACATATTGAACGTTTATATGATTCAGCAGATTCTATCGCTATGAAAATCCCTGCTTCAAAAGTAGAAATGGAAGAAATTGTTATCGAAACTTTAAAATCAAACAACTTAAAAGACGCATACATAAGACTTGTAGTTACAAGGGGAGTTGGGGATTTAGGACTTGATCCAAGAAAATGTCCAAAAGCAACGATTTTCTGTATTGCAGAGAATATGAAACCACTTCTTGGAGAAGATGGAATAAAGGTTATAACCTCATCAATAAGAAGACTACCTGTAGATGTTTTAAATCCTGCTGTAAAATCTTTAAATTATTTAAACAGTATTTTAGCAAAAATTCAGGCCAATTACGCAGGTGTAGACGAAGCTTTTTTACTCGACAGTGAAGGATACGTCGCAGAAGGAACTGGTGACAATGTATTTGTTATTAAAAATGGTAAAATAAAAACACCTCCTCTTTCATCAAGTGTTTTAAAAGGAATTACAAGAGACACTGTTGTAGATCTTGCAAAAGAAGCAGGTTATACAATTATAGAAGAAAAAATGACGTTACACGATTTATTTGTTGCAGATGAGATATTTATCACAGGAACTGCAGCAGAATTAATCCATGTTGTTGAAATCGATGGAAGAATAATTAACAACGGAAAATTAGGCCCTGTTACAAAAGAGTTAAGTGATAGATTCAAAGAAATAAGGTCAAAAACCGGTAAAAAATATATAGAATAA
- the mfnA gene encoding tyrosine decarboxylase MfnA, producing MDEQDILNELREYRNQDLKYEEGYILGSMCTKPHPMARKISEMFFETNLGDPGLFKGTSKLEKEVVSMIGGILHNNNVFGYIISGGTEANLTAMRAFKNISKSKGKPQNIIIPETAHFSFDKAKDMMDLNVVRPPLTKYFTMDVKFIRDYIEDSKNEVSGIVGIAGCTELGSIDNICELSKIAVENDILLHVDAAFGGFVIPFLDDKYKLDGYNYDFDFSLNGVSSITIDPHKMGLAPISAGGILFRDNTFKKYLDVDAPYLTEKQQATIIGTRSGVGVASTWGIMKLLGIDGYETLVNESMEKTTHLVKKAREYGFETAIDPVMNIVALKDENKHETCMKLREENWYVSVCRCVDALRIVVMPHLEIEHIDGFLESLSNTKKY from the coding sequence ATGGATGAGCAGGATATTTTAAACGAATTACGAGAATACAGGAATCAGGATTTAAAATACGAAGAAGGCTACATTTTAGGCTCAATGTGCACAAAACCACACCCAATGGCACGAAAAATTTCAGAAATGTTTTTTGAAACAAATTTGGGAGATCCTGGATTATTTAAAGGTACTTCAAAGTTAGAAAAAGAAGTAGTTTCAATGATTGGCGGTATTTTGCACAATAATAATGTTTTTGGTTACATTATTTCAGGGGGAACTGAAGCAAACCTTACGGCAATGAGGGCATTTAAAAATATCTCAAAATCTAAGGGTAAACCTCAAAATATCATAATTCCTGAAACTGCACACTTTTCTTTTGACAAAGCAAAAGATATGATGGATTTAAATGTTGTACGGCCTCCTTTAACGAAATATTTTACAATGGATGTAAAATTTATTCGAGATTATATCGAAGATTCTAAAAACGAAGTATCTGGAATTGTAGGGATTGCAGGATGTACAGAACTTGGATCAATTGATAATATCTGCGAATTATCAAAAATCGCGGTTGAAAATGATATTTTGCTTCACGTGGATGCTGCATTTGGTGGTTTTGTAATTCCATTTTTAGACGATAAATACAAATTAGATGGATATAATTACGATTTTGATTTTTCACTAAACGGAGTTTCTTCTATTACGATAGACCCTCACAAGATGGGGCTTGCTCCAATTTCTGCCGGAGGAATTTTGTTTAGGGATAATACTTTTAAAAAATATCTGGATGTGGATGCTCCGTATTTAACTGAAAAACAGCAGGCAACGATAATTGGAACTCGTTCTGGCGTAGGTGTTGCGTCAACTTGGGGAATTATGAAATTACTTGGAATAGATGGATATGAAACCCTTGTAAACGAATCAATGGAAAAAACAACGCATTTAGTGAAAAAAGCGAGAGAATATGGGTTTGAAACTGCAATTGATCCGGTAATGAATATTGTTGCACTAAAAGATGAAAATAAACATGAAACATGTATGAAACTGCGAGAAGAGAACTGGTACGTTTCAGTTTGCAGGTGTGTAGATGCTTTAAGGATTGTTGTAATGCCGCATCTTGAAATTGAACATATCGACGGATTTTTAGAAAGCCTTTCAAATACAAAAAAATATTAA
- a CDS encoding fumarate hydratase, with amino-acid sequence MSNISEIVVELFKEASIYLPDDVKSKLKHAEEVECGACKDTLQAIELNNKIAETKQIPLCQDTGVPVIFLKIGKGISSEKIIEIIKEIEKGVKRATAEVPLRPNVVNPITRENLGTNTGMGAPFINFEFSESLNNEIEISVFPKGAGSENMSALKMLTPSEGLKGIKKFILETVVNAGGKPCPPIVLGIGIGGTADISLKLAKKALLRDIGNRNPEKTIENLEKELLDSINQLGIGAMGLGGKITALDVFIEVNGCHTASLPVGICIQCWADRKAKRKIKL; translated from the coding sequence ATGAGCAATATTTCAGAAATTGTTGTTGAATTATTTAAAGAAGCCTCAATTTATCTTCCAGACGACGTTAAGTCTAAATTAAAACACGCTGAAGAAGTAGAGTGTGGTGCATGTAAGGATACGCTCCAAGCAATCGAATTAAACAATAAAATTGCGGAAACTAAACAAATCCCCCTCTGTCAGGATACGGGAGTTCCGGTTATTTTTTTAAAAATTGGAAAAGGAATATCAAGTGAAAAAATAATTGAAATAATTAAAGAGATTGAAAAAGGCGTAAAACGGGCAACCGCAGAAGTTCCATTGAGGCCAAACGTTGTAAACCCAATTACTCGGGAAAATTTAGGCACGAATACCGGAATGGGTGCACCTTTTATAAATTTTGAATTTAGCGAAAGTTTGAACAATGAAATCGAAATATCTGTGTTTCCAAAAGGGGCAGGAAGCGAAAACATGAGTGCTTTAAAGATGCTGACTCCTTCTGAAGGTTTAAAGGGAATAAAAAAATTTATCCTTGAAACAGTTGTAAATGCGGGCGGTAAACCGTGTCCTCCAATAGTATTGGGTATAGGAATAGGTGGAACTGCAGACATTTCATTGAAACTTGCTAAAAAAGCTCTTTTAAGAGATATTGGAAACAGAAATCCTGAAAAAACAATTGAAAATCTGGAAAAAGAGCTGTTGGATAGTATAAATCAGCTTGGAATTGGTGCAATGGGACTCGGCGGTAAGATAACTGCTTTAGATGTATTTATCGAGGTAAATGGATGCCATACTGCATCTCTTCCTGTTGGAATATGTATCCAGTGCTGGGCTGATAGAAAAGCGAAAAGAAAAATAAAATTATAA
- a CDS encoding histidinol phosphate phosphatase domain-containing protein yields MRYDFHTHTVFSDGELIPSELIRRASVLEHRAVGITDHADASNYKELIEKNTLAKQELSNYMDDIEIVVGVELTHIPPKSIPKMAKKCKDGGAEIVVVHGETPVEPVAEKTNYYASISEDVDILAHPGLIDIETAQNALENNIFFEITSRKGHSLTNGHVVSVARELKIPMVINTDTHAPSDLITYEFARKVGLGAGMSFRELENSLKTNPLEILKRI; encoded by the coding sequence TTGAGGTACGACTTTCACACTCACACGGTATTTAGTGATGGAGAACTTATTCCTTCAGAACTCATACGAAGGGCGTCTGTATTGGAACATAGGGCAGTAGGGATAACGGATCATGCAGATGCAAGTAATTACAAGGAATTAATCGAAAAAAATACTTTAGCAAAACAAGAATTATCAAACTACATGGATGATATTGAGATTGTTGTGGGCGTTGAATTAACGCATATTCCCCCAAAATCAATTCCAAAAATGGCTAAAAAATGTAAAGATGGGGGTGCAGAAATTGTTGTAGTTCACGGGGAAACTCCAGTTGAGCCTGTGGCTGAAAAAACAAATTATTATGCATCAATTTCAGAAGATGTTGATATTTTAGCACACCCTGGACTAATTGATATTGAAACTGCACAAAATGCTCTTGAAAATAACATATTTTTTGAGATAACCTCCAGAAAAGGCCACTCACTTACAAACGGCCACGTGGTATCTGTTGCAAGGGAATTAAAAATTCCAATGGTGATAAATACTGATACACACGCTCCAAGTGATCTTATAACTTACGAATTTGCAAGAAAAGTGGGACTTGGTGCAGGAATGTCATTTAGAGAACTTGAAAATTCATTAAAAACAAATCCCTTAGAAATTTTAAAAAGGATATAA
- a CDS encoding cyclase family protein, with the protein MVEERIINLSHEIKNFVYPNDPEFSVKTKKNGKYSVSEIKMGVHTGTHIDYPMHVGLTNEKFENVFGNGYCISFKNMNDFFKNAPKNLEILLINTGFSKYWGDTTYFEKECDIENHVEKLISMNLKAVGIDCYSIGNFSIHEKLLSSKIKIIENMKNLEILENKTFRFIGFPLNIEKIDGSPINAVAFL; encoded by the coding sequence ATGGTGGAAGAAAGAATAATAAACTTGTCTCATGAAATTAAGAATTTTGTATATCCCAATGACCCGGAATTTAGCGTGAAAACTAAAAAAAATGGCAAATACTCGGTTTCAGAAATAAAAATGGGCGTTCATACCGGAACACACATTGATTACCCGATGCATGTTGGACTTACAAATGAAAAATTTGAAAATGTTTTTGGAAACGGCTACTGTATTTCATTTAAAAATATGAATGATTTTTTTAAAAATGCACCTAAAAATTTAGAAATCCTGCTCATAAACACAGGTTTTTCAAAATACTGGGGAGATACAACATATTTTGAAAAAGAGTGCGACATTGAAAACCACGTTGAAAAACTAATTTCTATGAATTTAAAAGCTGTTGGAATAGACTGCTACTCCATTGGAAACTTTTCAATCCATGAAAAACTTTTATCTTCAAAAATTAAAATAATTGAAAATATGAAAAACCTTGAAATTTTGGAAAACAAAACTTTCAGATTCATTGGATTCCCGCTAAATATTGAAAAAATTGATGGATCTCCAATTAATGCAGTTGCATTTCTCTAA
- the hmd gene encoding 5,10-methenyltetrahydromethanopterin hydrogenase → MKVAILGAGCYRTHAASGITNFSRASQVAKEAGIPEIAMTHSTITMGAELLHLIPEITEVVVSDPCFAEEPGIVVLDQFDYKAVMEAHLAGDAEKVMPEIREAVKAKAKETPKPPKGCIHFVHPETVGLKVTASDVEAVKDADIVITWLPKGGSQPAIIEKFAGEIKKGAIVTHACTIPTPKFAKIFKDLGRDDLNIIAYHPGAVPEMKGQAFLSEGLADAEKVEEFYCMAKTARGEAFKMPANLISPVCDMGSAVTAPVYAAILAYRDAVTQILGAPADFAQMMADEAISQILDLMRNEGIKNMEDKLNPKALTGTADSMCFGPLADILPASLKVLEKHANENKCECGCSIKP, encoded by the coding sequence ATGAAAGTGGCAATATTAGGTGCAGGATGTTACAGAACACACGCGGCATCTGGAATTACAAACTTTTCAAGAGCTTCGCAAGTTGCAAAAGAAGCAGGAATCCCAGAAATTGCAATGACCCACTCAACAATCACAATGGGTGCAGAATTATTACACTTAATCCCAGAAATTACAGAAGTTGTTGTTTCAGACCCTTGCTTTGCTGAAGAGCCAGGAATTGTAGTACTCGACCAGTTCGACTACAAAGCAGTTATGGAAGCACACTTAGCAGGAGATGCAGAAAAAGTAATGCCTGAAATCAGAGAAGCTGTAAAGGCTAAAGCTAAAGAAACACCTAAACCACCTAAAGGATGTATCCACTTCGTACACCCTGAAACAGTAGGTTTAAAAGTAACTGCAAGCGATGTTGAAGCAGTTAAAGATGCTGACATTGTAATTACATGGTTACCAAAAGGTGGCAGCCAGCCAGCAATAATTGAAAAATTCGCAGGCGAAATTAAAAAAGGTGCAATTGTAACACACGCTTGTACAATTCCAACACCAAAATTCGCAAAAATCTTCAAAGACTTAGGAAGAGACGACTTAAACATTATTGCATACCACCCAGGAGCAGTTCCTGAAATGAAAGGACAAGCATTCCTTTCAGAAGGTTTAGCTGATGCAGAAAAAGTAGAAGAATTCTACTGTATGGCAAAAACTGCAAGAGGAGAAGCATTCAAAATGCCTGCAAACTTAATCAGCCCCGTATGTGACATGGGTTCAGCAGTTACTGCACCAGTTTACGCTGCTATCTTAGCTTACAGAGACGCAGTAACCCAGATCTTAGGTGCTCCTGCAGACTTCGCTCAAATGATGGCTGATGAGGCAATCTCACAGATTTTAGATTTAATGAGAAACGAAGGCATTAAAAACATGGAAGACAAATTAAATCCTAAAGCATTAACCGGTACTGCAGACAGCATGTGCTTTGGTCCTTTAGCAGATATTCTTCCTGCATCATTAAAAGTTCTTGAAAAACACGCAAACGAAAACAAATGCGAATGCGGCTGTTCAATAAAACCTTAA
- the hmdB gene encoding 5,10-methenyltetrahydromethanopterin hydrogenase cofactor biosynthesis protein HmdB has translation MIFSKIRGNFKDLKDGKIDVKQGIITKSDAIELFNIKNWKDYLELFSIASEVRDVFKTEIEITSTVHITNICSVTPKCKYCGFAAGTSSEGYVKPFRSDDDQIKSSSVAIENSGIKRVSCSSGHGYNGKEVIRALKAVKSVSNLEVLVNAGADLTEECILELKKYNIDTICCNLETTNKTVFKSVKPGENLEDRINVCKMVKKHGVELSSGLLIGIGETYEDRVEHLFFLKELDVEEIPIMGFNPYKETPMETCPKCSAIEQAKTIAIVRLLFPDIRITSPTPTMGPELAQFALLGGASNIATVIPDNHPMNIKGVGNPKTGNLNDVICMIKELGLTPKLN, from the coding sequence ATGATATTTTCAAAAATAAGAGGCAATTTTAAGGACCTCAAAGATGGAAAAATAGATGTAAAACAGGGCATAATTACAAAATCGGATGCAATTGAATTATTTAATATTAAGAACTGGAAAGACTATTTAGAACTTTTTTCAATAGCCTCTGAAGTTAGAGACGTTTTTAAAACCGAAATTGAAATCACATCAACAGTTCACATAACTAATATCTGTTCCGTAACCCCAAAATGCAAATATTGCGGTTTTGCAGCAGGAACAAGTTCAGAAGGTTATGTAAAACCATTTAGATCTGATGACGACCAGATAAAATCGTCTTCGGTTGCAATTGAAAATTCAGGAATTAAAAGAGTCAGCTGTTCCTCAGGACACGGCTATAATGGAAAAGAAGTAATAAGGGCCCTAAAAGCAGTTAAATCAGTATCCAATTTAGAAGTTTTAGTAAATGCAGGAGCAGACTTAACTGAAGAATGTATTTTAGAACTTAAGAAATATAACATAGATACAATATGCTGTAATCTTGAAACTACGAATAAAACCGTGTTTAAAAGTGTAAAACCAGGCGAAAATTTAGAAGATAGAATAAATGTTTGTAAAATGGTTAAAAAACACGGGGTAGAACTATCTTCCGGTCTTTTGATAGGTATTGGGGAAACTTACGAAGATAGGGTTGAACACCTCTTCTTTTTAAAAGAACTGGATGTTGAAGAAATTCCAATAATGGGTTTTAATCCATACAAAGAAACACCAATGGAAACCTGTCCGAAATGTTCTGCAATTGAACAGGCAAAAACTATCGCTATTGTAAGGCTCCTGTTTCCAGATATCAGAATTACCTCACCAACCCCCACAATGGGTCCAGAATTAGCCCAATTCGCACTTTTAGGGGGTGCAAGTAACATTGCCACAGTAATTCCTGACAACCACCCGATGAACATTAAAGGAGTAGGGAATCCAAAAACCGGGAACCTCAACGACGTTATATGCATGATAAAAGAACTTGGATTAACCCCAAAACTAAATTAA
- the hmdC gene encoding 5,10-methenyltetrahydromethanopterin hydrogenase cofactor biosynthesis protein HmdC: MKELIKNSLNDLDSAMELRELVINKINNQKLTESDIIEIVDTVDDLSFEETQKLGSIFRRFPLGCDLLEIGVGPCSSSLTLPQFIENCVFTDHVGFPIHLCGYALADIAEKEGMSPIAVMNEVYNNVEVPLDLDHFGRFGPMRFPKEISHCMGDCYYNGPPYKGCPRDRIHKRLITKEREYSNEFGDWIKKSATVCVNVVEEQGGGDHGADISEMEDVAKAAQKFGRGVEGIFHIGDGYEDLITGLKACNDLDVDVLVIEGGPFNRSKDRLKDFAKSVAVSRILVKGGVVATNGAYEDECRVGLRSGLNVILSGFSGNHHGYMCGYNIKEARRNNFGLPRVLKIMKEEAEKINICIANRELLKVLARSSRFLNHKENHLVYPSMIGDYFIGDAHWVSITNSKMYNAPYFGKTLDSLEEELNCDKVGVLGGRYISWGIANALKPEELYVSDVDPWVEHATVKILNDNGINAYACNGTDKKALESADKTVITTMIPEIVLRIKNKFDAVSLL; this comes from the coding sequence ATGAAAGAACTCATAAAAAATTCATTAAACGATTTAGATTCTGCAATGGAACTTCGTGAACTTGTTATTAATAAAATTAACAATCAAAAATTGACAGAATCGGATATTATCGAAATTGTAGATACTGTTGATGATTTGAGTTTTGAAGAAACACAAAAATTGGGAAGCATTTTTCGAAGATTCCCATTAGGTTGCGATTTATTAGAAATTGGGGTTGGACCCTGCTCTTCATCGTTAACACTTCCACAATTTATCGAGAACTGTGTTTTTACAGACCATGTGGGTTTTCCAATACACCTTTGCGGATATGCTCTTGCAGATATTGCAGAAAAAGAAGGAATGAGTCCAATCGCAGTTATGAATGAAGTTTATAATAACGTTGAAGTTCCACTAGACCTCGACCATTTTGGAAGATTTGGCCCAATGAGATTTCCAAAAGAAATATCCCACTGTATGGGCGATTGCTACTACAACGGCCCGCCATACAAAGGTTGTCCTAGAGACAGAATTCACAAAAGACTCATTACAAAAGAAAGAGAGTATTCTAATGAGTTTGGAGACTGGATAAAAAAATCAGCAACGGTCTGCGTAAACGTTGTTGAGGAACAAGGTGGGGGAGACCACGGTGCAGATATTTCGGAAATGGAAGATGTTGCAAAAGCCGCTCAAAAATTTGGCAGAGGGGTTGAAGGAATATTCCACATAGGGGACGGTTACGAAGATTTGATAACTGGACTAAAAGCCTGCAACGATTTGGATGTTGACGTACTTGTAATTGAAGGAGGTCCTTTTAACAGGTCCAAAGACAGACTTAAAGATTTTGCAAAATCTGTCGCTGTTTCAAGAATCCTTGTTAAAGGAGGAGTTGTTGCAACAAACGGCGCGTATGAAGATGAATGCAGAGTTGGACTTAGAAGCGGATTAAACGTAATACTATCAGGATTTAGTGGTAACCACCACGGATATATGTGTGGATACAATATTAAAGAAGCACGACGGAATAATTTTGGACTTCCAAGAGTTTTAAAAATAATGAAGGAAGAAGCTGAAAAAATTAACATCTGCATTGCAAACAGGGAACTTTTAAAAGTGCTTGCAAGAAGCAGCAGATTTTTAAACCATAAAGAAAATCATCTTGTATATCCTTCAATGATTGGAGATTACTTCATAGGTGATGCCCACTGGGTTTCAATTACTAACAGCAAAATGTACAATGCGCCATACTTTGGAAAAACGCTTGATTCTCTTGAAGAAGAGTTAAATTGCGATAAAGTCGGCGTTCTTGGTGGAAGATATATCTCATGGGGTATTGCAAATGCGCTTAAACCTGAAGAACTATATGTAAGCGATGTTGACCCATGGGTTGAACATGCAACCGTCAAAATCTTAAATGATAATGGAATAAATGCATATGCTTGCAATGGAACCGATAAAAAGGCTCTTGAAAGTGCGGATAAAACAGTCATTACTACAATGATTCCCGAAATCGTTTTAAGAATAAAAAATAAATTTGATGCTGTATCATTACTTTAA
- a CDS encoding metal-dependent hydrolase → MNWKGHITLGILMGLPFISSPEQIFLLVAGALYPDLDHDVKSEIVQRGLYISGGLILVSILAYLFRPEYFNTGFFIAAILSGVIYITPYYAEHRGITHTFLSLGVMSIILGYLTFKLSIISPIMASLIALIMVTNNKLLGKSVAISVFAWVLYNMISTSFTTFQGLEFYIIPIAIGYLSHLVGDCMTPMGCRTLYPLNYTFHKKEGYFAIAIWVLLVFYVIKLA, encoded by the coding sequence ATGAACTGGAAAGGACATATTACTCTTGGAATATTAATGGGGCTCCCATTTATTTCTTCCCCTGAACAGATTTTTTTATTAGTTGCAGGAGCACTCTATCCTGACTTAGATCACGACGTAAAATCAGAAATAGTTCAGAGAGGGCTTTATATATCGGGGGGCCTTATTTTGGTTTCTATTTTGGCATACCTATTTCGACCAGAATACTTCAATACTGGTTTTTTTATAGCTGCTATTTTAAGCGGTGTGATTTATATTACGCCATATTATGCCGAACACAGAGGGATTACGCATACTTTTTTAAGTTTAGGCGTTATGTCAATTATTTTAGGTTATTTAACGTTTAAATTATCGATAATTTCCCCAATAATGGCTTCACTGATCGCTTTAATAATGGTTACAAACAATAAGCTTCTCGGGAAAAGTGTCGCAATTTCGGTTTTTGCATGGGTTTTGTACAATATGATTTCAACGTCTTTTACGACATTTCAGGGGTTGGAATTTTACATAATTCCAATCGCTATTGGTTATTTGTCACATCTCGTCGGTGATTGCATGACTCCGATGGGGTGCAGAACACTTTATCCATTAAATTATACATTTCATAAAAAAGAAGGTTATTTTGCAATAGCAATCTGGGTACTTTTAGTGTTTTACGTTATAAAACTCGCATAA